A portion of the Leptospirales bacterium genome contains these proteins:
- a CDS encoding penicillin acylase family protein yields the protein MAIRLPRTTRRWIYAVAIVPAALLLAPLFAYLFVVRPALPKRSGQIQLPGLIAPVHVARDASGIPHIQAQNSHDLFLAQGFVTAQDRLWSMEAGRRAARGVSAHFSAPCAPFRDVLQSASKISGGEGMVEHTKAEMAAKRW from the coding sequence ATGGCAATTCGCCTTCCCCGGACCACGAGGCGCTGGATCTACGCGGTTGCGATTGTGCCGGCGGCGCTGTTGCTTGCTCCGCTCTTTGCCTATCTCTTTGTAGTTCGCCCGGCGCTTCCCAAACGCAGCGGCCAAATACAGCTTCCGGGCTTGATTGCACCGGTGCATGTCGCGCGCGACGCCAGCGGTATCCCGCACATTCAAGCGCAGAACAGCCACGATCTGTTCCTGGCGCAGGGCTTTGTTACTGCACAGGATCGTCTGTGGTCCATGGAAGCTGGCCGAAGAGCTGCTCGGGGAGTAAGCGCTCATTTTTCCGCGCCTTGCGCTCCTTTTCGTGACGTGCTACAGTCCGCCTCCAAAATCAGCGGAGGCGAAGGGATGGTAGAGCATACGAAAGCGGAAATGGCCGCGAAACGCTGGAG